TGCATCTGGAATTTCTGAGGTTGCAGGCTGCGAGGACTATGTCTGACGGACGAGTACGTGTTCAGGTAAAATTTCTGATGCGGAAAGAGCTAAAAGTTGCAAATGATCGCACCATTATCAAGTTGAATTTGCAAAAGCAATGCATGTCGAAATCAATCGCTTTCTCTCTTCAACTCTTCGTGTTAAAACTACCGCCAGATATCTGCGGTTTAAAAAAAACATCAGCAGAAAATAAACCGGGAAAGATTACTGAATTCACTTTACTTTTTCTGTGAGGGTAAATATAATTACAGTATAAGTTAAATTCATAGTATTCGGACAAATGTGAATTTAATTATTTGCGCTGCCGTAACGCTCTTTACAACGAGCGGTGCGGCGCACATTTTATAGGAAGCGGGGAATGAGAATGAGTGCGAAAGAGACCATTGCCAAACTGAGAGCGCTGATGCAGGAGAAGAAGATCGACGTGTATGTGATTCCATCGGCGGACAACCATCAAAGCGAATACGTGGGCGAGCATTTTAAAGCGCGCGCTTTTGTCACCGGCTTTACCGGCTCAGCCGGAACCGCGGTGATCACGGCGAGCGAAGCGGGGCTGTGGACGGATGGACGCTATTTCCTCCAGGCGGAGCAGGAACTTTCCGGCAGCGGCGTTACGCTCTTTAAGAGCGGCAATCCCGGCGTGCCGAGCGTGCGCGACTATGTGGCGGCGGTATTGCCCGAAGGAGGAACACTCGGCTTTGACGGACGGTTGATCGCGATGCGGGAAGGCTGCGATTTTGCAGATGCGTTGCGTGCGAAACGAGGAAAAATCGAGTATGGACAGGATCTTGTCGATTCGGTCTGGCCGGATCGTCCGAAGTTGGCGACGGAGCCGGTGTTTCACCTTGTGGAGCGTTACTCGGGCGAGAGTACGGCGGCGAAGCTAAAACGCGTCCGGGCGGCGATGCACGAAGCCGGAGCGAGCCATCATCTGTTGACGACGCTCGACGATATTGCCTGGCTCTTCAACATTCGCGGTCGTGATGTGCTGTATTCGCCGCTGGTGCTCGCGTATGCGATTATTTCCCGGGAAAAGGCGGAACTGTTCATCGATGCGAGTCGCTTGCCTGCGGACGTAACGACGGAGTTGGAGAAGGACGACGTGGTGTTCGTACCATACAATGCGATCTATGAAGCGGTGAAACTGTTTGGCAAGAACGATGTCGTGCTGCTTGATCCGGAGCGGCTCAATTACGCGCTCTATCAGAATTTGCCGAGCTGCGTGAAGAAAGTGGAGGCGACGAATCCGACGATCCTTTTCAAGGCGGTCAAGAACGAAGTGGAACTGGCCAACATCGAGCGGGCGCATATCAAAGACGGCATCGCCTGCACGAAGCTGATGCATTGGCTAAAGACGCAGGCGCTTACGACGCGGATCACGGAAATCGGCGTTGCGGAAAAACTGGAGACGCTGCGCAAAGAACAGGACGGCTATTTGTGGCAAAGTTTTGCACCGATTTGCGCCTTTAAGGAACATGCGGCGCTGATGCATTATTCGGCGACGCCGGAAACGGATGCGGTGCTTAAGGCGGGGCATCTGTTTTTGGCCGATACGGGCGGCAATTATCTGGAAGGTTCGACCGATGTCACGCGGACGATCGCGATCGGCGAAGTGAGTGCGGAGCTGAAGAAGCATTTTACCGCAGTGGCCCGAGGGATGATGAATCTGGCGCGCGCGAAATTTCCGTATGGCTGCAAAGGCTACAATCTGGATGTGCTGGCCAGACAGCCGATCTGGGAACTGGGCATCGACTACAAATGCGGCACCGGACACGGCGTCGGTTATCTGCTTAACATCCACGAAGGGCCGAGCGGCTTTCGCTGGTACAGTTCGCCGTCGAAGTATGAGGCGAATGTGCTGGAAGCGGGCATGGTCATCACCGACGAGCCGGGCATTTATATCGAGGGTTCGCACGGCATCCGCATTGAGAATGAACTGGTGATTCGCAAGGGCGAGGAGACTGCGTCCGGTCAGTTCATGCATATGGATACGATCACGTTCGTGCCGATCGATCTGGATGCGATTGATCCGTCGGAGTTGAGCGGCGATGAGAAGCGGTACTTAAACCGTTATCATAAAAGGGTCTACGAAAAACTGGCGGAGCATCTTACGGATGCGGAAAGGGAATGGCTTCAAACGTACACCAGGGAAATTTAAAAAAATGGAGGCGTGTTTATGGGAGAAACGGTGGGGGAAAACAGACGGCCGTTCGGATTTTATGTTTGCTGTCTGACATTCATGTTTGAAAGGATGGCGTATTATTCGGCCAAGTATCTGATCTTTGTCTTCGTTGCCGCGACGGTGGTGACAGGCGGCTTGGGGCTGACGAAAGTGGAAGCGGCCCTGATCCAGTCGAATTTGGTTGCGTTTACCTATCTGGCCCCGATCATCGGCGGTTATCTCTCGGATCGTTACATCGGCGCACGCTATTGCGTTCCGGTGGGCTTGGTGCTGATGGCAGGCGGGTATTTTATCGGCAGCGGCGCGCAGGACGCGACGGCGATGAATCTGATGATCACGCTGGTGGCGGTCGGTACCGGGCTCTTTAAGGGCAATGTTTCTGCGATCAACGGTGCGTTGTTTGAAGATGAAAAGCAGCTCGACTCGGCATTTTCGGTGCAGTATTCGTTCGTGAACGTCGGCGCGTTTATCGGCACGACGGCGGTGGGCATTCTGGTTGCGACCACGTTTGCGAGCGGCGATGTGCAGGGCTTTAGACCGGCGTTTCAATTATGCGGACTTATTTGTGCGATTACGGCAATCGGTTTCCTGTTCGGCATGCGTTTCTTAGGCGAAGCGGGCAAGAAGCCGTTCAAAGCGGGCAAGCATATCGAAAAGAAAGTGGAAACCGAAGTGAAGCCGCTGACCAAAGTGGAGAAGAAAAAGGTTTTTGCCATAGTTATGGTTTCGCTCTTCTCGGTCATTTTCTGGGTCTTCTGGTACCTGACGTATCTGGCGGCGTATGACTACGGCGGCGAATTTGTGAACATGAATCTGGGCGGTTTTGACGTGCCGTTATCCTGGTTTGACTCGCTGAATGCGTTTGTCTGCATCGCACTTGGCCCGGTGCTTGGCGCGATCTGGTTCAAAATGTCGAAGCGTCCAGGCGGCGATTTGAGCCTGTTTAAAAAATTAGGCCTGGGTCTGACGTTTCTTGGCTTTTCGTTCCTGATGCTGGTCGGCGCTGAAATGTCGAGAGGCGCGGGCGGAGCATTGGCGGGCAAGGCGAGCATTCTTTGGCTGATTGCGTTCGGCGTACTGCTGAGTATCGGCGAAATGCTCTTTTCGCCGCTCGGCAACTCGTTCGTGGCTAAACATGCGCCGAACAAGTTGTATTCGGTTCTGATGGGCGTCTGGATCATCGCCACGTTCATCGCGGGAAAATCCTACGGTTATCTGTACGCGATCGCGACCTCGTATCCGATCATGCAGTCCTATGTCGTGATTCCGATTATTTTATTCGTAACGGCGGCGCTGCTCTTCGTGTCCGATAAGAAATTGGTCGCGTTGCTGGAAGAGGATGTCCCGGCAGCGGAGAAAGCGGCGGTAAACAAATAATGTGATAAAATGGTGTTTGCCGGGTCGTGCCAAACGGCGTCGGCAAACACCGTTTTCAATGGGGTAAATCGCGCATCGGACGGAAGATGAATTTGCAAAAAATGGTTTGAACCACAGGCGGCATAGCCGCCGCAGAAATCGCTACGCGATTTGACTGTTTTAACCGCTAAGGCGCCATGCGGCTTCTGTGGTACCTTTAGGTACCTGTGGTTTAAAATGAATTCTTCGTGTCAAAACTTTATCGTTAGCCAAAGAATCGCTGCAGCGATTGGTTTATAAAAAGGGAGGCTACTACTATGCTTAACCAAGAACGGATTCAAAAGACCACGGCCAATATGGCGGAAATGGGGATCGATCAACTGATCATTACTGATCCGACGACGATTTTTTATCTTAGCGGAGCTTGGCTTCACACCGGTAAGCGGATGCTCGCGATGCTGGTAGGACGCGATACAACCTGCCGTTTGTTCGTGCATGAGATGTTTCAGCAAAGCGATGCGCTGGGCATGCCGGTGACGTATTTCTCCGATATCGAAAGTCCTGTCGCGGTCTTGAATGCTGCTCTTGCCAAGACCGGCGTCG
This genomic stretch from Azotosporobacter soli harbors:
- a CDS encoding aminopeptidase P family protein — protein: MSAKETIAKLRALMQEKKIDVYVIPSADNHQSEYVGEHFKARAFVTGFTGSAGTAVITASEAGLWTDGRYFLQAEQELSGSGVTLFKSGNPGVPSVRDYVAAVLPEGGTLGFDGRLIAMREGCDFADALRAKRGKIEYGQDLVDSVWPDRPKLATEPVFHLVERYSGESTAAKLKRVRAAMHEAGASHHLLTTLDDIAWLFNIRGRDVLYSPLVLAYAIISREKAELFIDASRLPADVTTELEKDDVVFVPYNAIYEAVKLFGKNDVVLLDPERLNYALYQNLPSCVKKVEATNPTILFKAVKNEVELANIERAHIKDGIACTKLMHWLKTQALTTRITEIGVAEKLETLRKEQDGYLWQSFAPICAFKEHAALMHYSATPETDAVLKAGHLFLADTGGNYLEGSTDVTRTIAIGEVSAELKKHFTAVARGMMNLARAKFPYGCKGYNLDVLARQPIWELGIDYKCGTGHGVGYLLNIHEGPSGFRWYSSPSKYEANVLEAGMVITDEPGIYIEGSHGIRIENELVIRKGEETASGQFMHMDTITFVPIDLDAIDPSELSGDEKRYLNRYHKRVYEKLAEHLTDAEREWLQTYTREI
- a CDS encoding peptide MFS transporter, with protein sequence MGETVGENRRPFGFYVCCLTFMFERMAYYSAKYLIFVFVAATVVTGGLGLTKVEAALIQSNLVAFTYLAPIIGGYLSDRYIGARYCVPVGLVLMAGGYFIGSGAQDATAMNLMITLVAVGTGLFKGNVSAINGALFEDEKQLDSAFSVQYSFVNVGAFIGTTAVGILVATTFASGDVQGFRPAFQLCGLICAITAIGFLFGMRFLGEAGKKPFKAGKHIEKKVETEVKPLTKVEKKKVFAIVMVSLFSVIFWVFWYLTYLAAYDYGGEFVNMNLGGFDVPLSWFDSLNAFVCIALGPVLGAIWFKMSKRPGGDLSLFKKLGLGLTFLGFSFLMLVGAEMSRGAGGALAGKASILWLIAFGVLLSIGEMLFSPLGNSFVAKHAPNKLYSVLMGVWIIATFIAGKSYGYLYAIATSYPIMQSYVVIPIILFVTAALLFVSDKKLVALLEEDVPAAEKAAVNK